One segment of Lytechinus variegatus isolate NC3 chromosome 13, Lvar_3.0, whole genome shotgun sequence DNA contains the following:
- the LOC121426379 gene encoding histamine N-methyltransferase-like gives MGTQLPSSIPGLRDFVSDSERFQDVFETAFLPNNDGVPKLERWFEKDFEQEVVVKMTKSFPTDEELRLLGIGTGNGRTDIMMLEKFLRHFPKIHYTVVEPDQPAFQEFKDTVEKSSNLSNVSFDWQNTTIEGYWKNSEDSQEFDFISMVHTAYYLEDVGMTMDRLLASLTVGGASLFVHKSGENKTSEFAHQLPWISKPSHMSPGRRILDAARRANQRRLRVTPFPAVIDITSVFDAASDVGPKLMDFLTQGAHFCQTASEDVLKATMDILRSLTTKSDDGERVLISNDFEIIEIWKDPSS, from the exons ATGGGAACACAGCTACCATCTTCGATCCCCGGTTTGAGAGACTTCGTCAGTGATTCGGAGAGGTTTCAGGACGTCTTCGAGACGGCTTTCTTGCCCAACAATGACGGTGTGCCCAAACTGGAAAGATGGTTCGAAAAGGACTTCGAGCAGGAGGTCGTGGTCAAGATGACAAAGTCTTTCCCGACCGATGAGGAACTTCGTTTGCTTGGGATCGGCACGGGAAACG GAAGGACGGATATAATGATGCTTGAGAAGTTTCTTCGTCATTTCCCGAAAATCCATTACACCGTAGTAGAACCAGATCAGCCTGCTTTCCAGGAGTTCAAAGATACAGTTGAGAAAAGTTCAAACCTCTCAAACGTCAGCTTTGACTGGCAAAACACGACTATCGAAGGATACTGGAAAAATTCCGAG GATTCTCAGGAGTTTGACTTTATTAGTATGGTACATACTGCGTACTATCTGGAGGATGTCGGGATGACCATGGACCGTCTGCTAGCATCCTTGACCGTAGGGGGCGCTAGTCTTTTTGTTCACAAATCAG GAGAGAACAAGACCTCGGAATTCGCCCACCAGTTACCGTGGATTTCCAAACCTTCCCATATGTCGCCGGGACGTCGCATCCTGGACGCTGCTCGTCGTGCAAATCAACGTCGACTTCGTGTCACCCCATTTCCAGCCGTCATCGACATCACCTCCGTCTTCGATGCCGCGTCCGACGTCGGGCCCAAACTGATGGACTTTTTAACCCAAGGTGCCCACTTCTGCCAAACAGCGTCTGAAGACGTCTTGAAAGCTACAATGGACATTCTGAGATCGTTGACCACGAAGAGCGATGACGGCGAGAGAGTGCTGATAagtaatgattttgaaattatagAGATATGGAAAGACCCTTCTTCGTAA